One Halodesulfovibrio sp. MK-HDV genomic window carries:
- a CDS encoding cupin domain-containing protein: protein MRYKIIRKGEAEAYSQRSGENIAFLATGSDTDGKVSIFDSILTKGNGAPLHYHEIDDEIFYTISGQVEFTINNETLTTTEGDLVIAGPQVLRSFKALTDSHILVINAPGGPSEGFLREVLSLNKISEADKKRFAEKYKIHIL from the coding sequence ATGAGATACAAGATAATCCGAAAAGGTGAAGCTGAAGCCTACAGCCAACGAAGTGGTGAAAACATAGCGTTTCTTGCGACAGGGAGTGATACGGATGGAAAAGTATCCATCTTCGACAGCATTCTCACAAAAGGAAATGGTGCCCCTCTTCATTATCATGAAATTGATGATGAAATTTTCTATACTATCTCGGGCCAAGTTGAGTTTACCATCAATAACGAGACACTCACCACCACCGAGGGAGATTTGGTCATCGCTGGCCCTCAAGTACTTCGAAGTTTCAAAGCGCTTACTGATAGCCACATATTAGTAATCAACGCGCCGGGAGGCCCTTCCGAAGGATTCTTACGAGAAGTCTTAAGCTTAAACAAAATTTCTGAAGCTGATAAAAAGCGTTTTGCGGAAAAATACAAAATTCACATCTTATAA
- a CDS encoding amino acid ABC transporter ATP-binding protein, translated as MIRFEQVNKWYGSDHHVLKDINLEIKQGEVVVICGPSGSGKSTLIRCINRLEPIQQGKIIVDDMDLHNPRLDLTTLRAEIGFVFQQFNLYPHMTVLENVTLAPTMVRNMPRAEADRLGMELLEKVNIPDKAGAFPSQLSGGQQQRVAIARGLAMKPKIMLFDEPTSALDPEMINEVLDVMKALAREGMTMACVTHEMGFAREVADRVIFMDEGILVEENTPHEFFNNPQHDRSKEFLSKILSH; from the coding sequence GTGATTCGTTTCGAACAAGTGAATAAGTGGTACGGTAGTGACCACCATGTGCTGAAAGACATAAACCTTGAAATAAAACAAGGCGAAGTAGTTGTAATATGTGGACCTTCTGGATCTGGCAAATCAACTCTTATTCGCTGCATAAACAGACTTGAGCCCATCCAGCAGGGCAAAATAATCGTCGACGACATGGATCTTCATAACCCACGTCTTGACCTTACGACATTGCGTGCAGAGATTGGTTTTGTGTTTCAGCAATTCAATCTGTACCCGCATATGACAGTTTTGGAAAATGTGACACTTGCACCTACAATGGTACGCAACATGCCTCGTGCAGAGGCTGACCGGCTTGGCATGGAACTACTTGAAAAAGTAAACATTCCAGACAAAGCGGGTGCGTTTCCCAGCCAACTTTCCGGTGGACAGCAGCAGCGCGTGGCAATTGCCCGCGGCCTTGCTATGAAGCCAAAAATCATGCTTTTTGATGAACCGACATCCGCTCTTGATCCTGAAATGATCAACGAAGTTCTTGATGTAATGAAAGCGCTTGCCCGCGAAGGTATGACCATGGCGTGCGTTACGCATGAAATGGGTTTTGCCCGAGAGGTTGCTGATCGCGTTATCTTCATGGATGAAGGCATCTTAGTAGAAGAAAACACTCCGCATGAGTTCTTCAACAATCCACAGCACGATCGTAGTAAAGAGTTCTTAAGCAAAATTTTGTCTCATTAA
- a CDS encoding transporter substrate-binding domain-containing protein, which translates to MRISRVLALTLALVMMASVAFAGPSYDRIMKDKKIRIGIMTDSIPGAFFNDKGEWVGFDYDVATELSKRLGVDIERVKVNNKTRIAFIQQGRIDASVANMTHTREREKSIDFSITYFFDGQKVLAKTGKYQSLADMKDKKIATMQGTTSEINVKRALKAMGVANPAAHVISFQKESECFQALQMGRVAGWSTDATILLGYASKTPGKFELVGEFLSDEPYGIGLPQNDSNLRNAVNASLQDMWRDGTYMTIYNKWYGADTPFAMPMSGSIELWP; encoded by the coding sequence ATGCGTATTAGTAGAGTTCTTGCTTTAACATTGGCTCTCGTAATGATGGCGTCCGTTGCTTTTGCCGGCCCGTCTTACGACCGTATCATGAAGGATAAGAAAATTCGTATCGGCATCATGACCGACTCCATCCCTGGCGCATTCTTTAATGACAAAGGTGAGTGGGTTGGTTTTGACTATGATGTTGCTACCGAACTTTCAAAACGCCTTGGTGTTGATATTGAACGTGTAAAAGTGAACAACAAAACTCGTATCGCTTTTATTCAGCAGGGTCGTATTGATGCATCTGTTGCAAACATGACTCACACTCGTGAGCGTGAAAAATCCATCGACTTCTCTATCACATATTTCTTCGACGGCCAGAAAGTTCTCGCTAAGACTGGTAAATACCAGTCTCTTGCCGACATGAAAGACAAAAAGATTGCTACCATGCAGGGTACAACTTCCGAAATTAACGTAAAACGTGCTCTTAAAGCTATGGGTGTTGCCAATCCTGCTGCACACGTTATTTCTTTCCAGAAAGAATCTGAATGCTTCCAGGCTCTTCAGATGGGTCGCGTTGCTGGCTGGTCCACAGACGCAACTATTCTTCTTGGGTACGCCTCCAAAACTCCTGGTAAATTTGAGCTCGTAGGCGAATTCCTTTCCGACGAGCCTTACGGTATCGGTCTTCCACAGAACGATTCCAACCTGCGCAACGCTGTTAACGCCAGTCTTCAGGATATGTGGCGTGACGGCACCTACATGACCATTTACAACAAATGGTACGGTGCAGACACTCCTTTCGCTATGCCTATGTCCGGTTCCATCGAACTCTGGCCATAA
- a CDS encoding DUF1499 domain-containing protein: protein MRIRSLFSSSNKSTNYTATTLDKTIAVAISDDVLSPCPISPNCVCSKLPQSDSHYVEALVPTASTLAIFPMLVEYVQQLPNAELEEKASHYIRVSIRSMFFGFTDDLELFFAGDKIHVRSASRTGWYDFGVNRRRIESIRRFMEDELEG, encoded by the coding sequence ATGCGAATTCGTTCTTTATTCAGCTCTTCAAACAAAAGCACCAACTACACAGCAACCACTCTGGACAAAACTATTGCAGTTGCAATATCTGACGATGTCCTTTCCCCCTGCCCTATCTCTCCCAACTGCGTTTGCAGTAAATTGCCTCAAAGTGACAGTCATTACGTAGAGGCGCTTGTTCCCACAGCAAGCACTCTTGCAATATTCCCCATGCTTGTAGAATACGTTCAGCAGCTTCCCAACGCTGAGCTGGAAGAAAAAGCAAGCCACTATATCCGCGTTAGCATCCGCTCCATGTTTTTTGGTTTCACAGACGATCTGGAGCTGTTTTTTGCAGGCGACAAGATCCATGTGCGTTCTGCATCACGCACTGGCTGGTACGATTTCGGTGTAAACCGAAGACGTATTGAATCTATCCGACGGTTCATGGAAGACGAGCTCGAAGGCTGA
- a CDS encoding amino acid ABC transporter permease — translation MLRYWLEKVWVQNTVLAVLGIISLYYWGWVFDFGYDFQWPILFTVNDTYQLNFGVEILNGLWLTVKITLISSIIGISLGTALGLARLSDFKPLNWTATCIVEFFRNTPLLVILFFFYFAFPQALPEAGRELLFETQFEFWTATFAVGIYTSAFMAEVIRAGLQSIPKGLLEAAYSSGLSYVQVLRKIILPLAFREIIPPLGSEFLNNMKNTSLAMVVGVADLTWQAQQVEALTFKGFEATTAASVLYLSFSLVIAFVINGVDGRIRSSSNGKNSLPVMFINLLLIPINFVNKILFHPAAQFLRQRRRKNMQAGVTTNTSQLLLKKLYTVLVLISKGAFLLILAGLVFSLAKGFYNFDWSVILKELPTMLVWQFPNATGDDLFMGLGGFSLSFIIAIVAIFASFFIGLIVGLGRSSTNRIFRIPSLIYIELIRGNPLIIVIYWVYFLIPVLFDSFINTVWSAAIALTLFTAAYLAEIVRGGIQNIPPGQVEAAVSSGLSYWQTMRKIILPQALKQMIPPIVGLFIAIFKDTSLVTVLGVMELTSVTKALDNRLMIASMELWTTAAVLYFLPCLLMSKYAKHLERKLSPEQINLKM, via the coding sequence ATGCTACGCTATTGGTTGGAAAAAGTTTGGGTTCAGAACACAGTTCTCGCTGTGCTCGGCATTATCAGCCTCTATTACTGGGGCTGGGTCTTCGATTTCGGGTACGACTTTCAGTGGCCGATTCTCTTCACTGTTAACGACACCTACCAGCTCAACTTCGGTGTTGAGATTCTGAACGGTCTCTGGCTTACCGTTAAAATTACCCTTATCAGTTCTATCATTGGCATTTCCCTTGGCACAGCCCTCGGCCTTGCCCGCCTCTCGGACTTCAAACCCTTGAACTGGACAGCAACCTGTATTGTAGAATTTTTCCGTAACACGCCACTGCTTGTAATTCTGTTCTTTTTCTATTTCGCTTTCCCGCAGGCATTGCCGGAAGCAGGTAGAGAACTTCTTTTTGAAACGCAGTTTGAATTCTGGACAGCCACCTTTGCCGTCGGCATATACACCAGTGCGTTCATGGCAGAAGTTATCCGTGCAGGTCTTCAGTCCATTCCGAAAGGCTTACTTGAAGCAGCATATTCTTCAGGCCTGTCGTATGTTCAGGTACTGCGTAAAATCATTCTGCCTCTTGCATTCCGAGAAATCATTCCGCCTCTCGGTAGTGAATTTCTCAACAACATGAAAAACACTTCCCTTGCTATGGTTGTAGGCGTTGCAGACCTCACATGGCAGGCACAGCAGGTAGAAGCACTGACATTTAAGGGATTCGAAGCAACTACAGCTGCGTCTGTGCTGTATCTTTCCTTCTCTCTTGTCATTGCTTTTGTAATCAACGGAGTTGACGGACGCATTCGTTCTTCAAGCAACGGAAAAAACAGCCTGCCGGTTATGTTCATTAACTTGCTGCTTATTCCTATTAACTTCGTAAACAAAATTTTATTCCACCCTGCTGCTCAGTTTTTACGTCAAAGACGTAGAAAAAACATGCAGGCCGGAGTTACCACAAATACAAGCCAGTTGCTCCTTAAAAAGCTCTACACCGTGCTCGTGCTTATCAGTAAAGGGGCATTTCTTCTCATACTTGCGGGTCTGGTATTCTCGCTGGCAAAAGGCTTTTACAACTTCGACTGGTCTGTCATTTTAAAAGAACTACCAACCATGCTGGTATGGCAGTTCCCGAACGCAACAGGTGATGATCTCTTTATGGGGCTGGGTGGTTTCTCCCTTTCCTTCATCATTGCCATTGTTGCTATCTTCGCAAGCTTCTTTATCGGACTTATTGTCGGGCTTGGACGTAGCTCCACAAACCGCATCTTCCGCATTCCAAGCTTGATCTACATTGAACTTATCCGAGGAAACCCGCTGATTATTGTAATCTACTGGGTATACTTCCTCATCCCTGTTTTGTTTGACAGCTTCATCAATACAGTATGGTCAGCAGCCATCGCTCTTACGCTTTTTACAGCAGCGTACCTTGCTGAAATTGTACGAGGCGGCATCCAAAACATCCCTCCGGGACAAGTCGAAGCTGCAGTCTCATCCGGCCTTTCCTACTGGCAGACAATGCGTAAAATCATCCTCCCGCAGGCTCTGAAGCAAATGATTCCGCCAATCGTAGGTTTGTTCATTGCAATCTTTAAGGACACATCACTTGTCACTGTTCTTGGTGTAATGGAGCTTACCTCTGTAACCAAGGCACTCGATAACCGACTGATGATTGCATCAATGGAGCTCTGGACAACAGCAGCTGTTCTGTATTTCCTCCCTTGCTTGCTTATGTCCAAGTACGCAAAGCACCTCGAAAGGAAGCTCTCACCGGAGCAGATTAACTTGAAGATGTAA
- a CDS encoding TetR/AcrR family transcriptional regulator — protein MNNTLRTNPQQGRAIATINSILEASKRVLLSQGYERFTTNRVAAASGFNIGTVYRYFPDKENIISQLYQKRLDESYLFLTTQLTNGTTWSGVDEFFGHLLREYIAGHSNEDHAIAVELTKAAVMNQHVKQLDKTHDERILTTLNQAIHERFDTTFEHHLIKFFLELGMHLALMVSMKPEENREFTAQQAVISVIAAVRIHTMHRTAT, from the coding sequence ATGAACAACACGCTACGCACCAATCCACAACAAGGGCGTGCGATCGCGACTATCAACAGCATTCTTGAAGCTTCTAAACGCGTACTGCTTTCACAAGGCTATGAAAGATTTACCACCAATCGCGTTGCTGCTGCATCAGGCTTTAATATCGGGACCGTGTACCGCTACTTTCCGGACAAAGAAAACATCATTAGTCAGCTTTATCAAAAGCGTCTGGACGAATCTTACCTATTCCTCACCACACAGCTGACAAATGGCACAACCTGGTCAGGCGTTGACGAGTTCTTTGGCCACCTGCTCAGAGAGTACATTGCGGGACACTCAAACGAAGATCACGCCATTGCAGTGGAGCTTACTAAGGCAGCCGTCATGAATCAGCACGTTAAACAACTAGACAAAACCCATGACGAGCGAATCCTTACGACTCTTAACCAAGCTATACATGAACGCTTTGATACAACCTTCGAACACCACTTGATTAAATTTTTTCTCGAACTCGGAATGCATCTCGCTCTCATGGTCAGCATGAAGCCAGAAGAGAACCGCGAATTCACAGCTCAACAGGCCGTTATCTCTGTTATTGCCGCAGTCCGCATACACACGATGCACCGCACCGCCACTTAG